A genomic region of Devosia ginsengisoli contains the following coding sequences:
- a CDS encoding SUMF1/EgtB/PvdO family nonheme iron enzyme, which yields MTALAHPIDRLRNSVALPAILLVAGALLIGVQLDLPGLIPAPDANGPETVTLAPVDFTYRAEGHFLRNGNPVDAPMVTARLDAPLVIMKYQVSAADYAACVADGACAPAEPRNIGVGNVPVTGVNYNDAVAYAAWLSTETGQDWALPTDRQWAFAAGKGFADDALGIDDDNTNPAERWLANYEKEAARESDAGRLPLALGSFGLNENGIADMGGNVWEWTQTCHRRVHVDAAGALLSEVPACTIKVLDGQHRTPMSFFIRDAKSGGCSVGIPPDNLGFRLVRQQAWYEPLLAFFGR from the coding sequence ATGACCGCCCTTGCACACCCCATCGACAGATTGCGCAATTCGGTCGCCCTGCCGGCCATCCTGCTGGTTGCGGGCGCGCTGCTGATCGGCGTCCAGCTCGACCTGCCCGGCCTCATTCCGGCTCCTGATGCCAATGGGCCGGAAACCGTGACGCTGGCGCCGGTGGATTTCACCTATCGCGCCGAAGGGCACTTTCTGCGCAACGGCAATCCCGTCGATGCCCCCATGGTCACCGCCAGGCTCGATGCGCCGCTGGTCATCATGAAATATCAGGTGAGCGCTGCCGATTATGCCGCCTGCGTCGCCGACGGCGCCTGCGCCCCGGCCGAGCCGCGCAATATCGGCGTGGGCAATGTGCCGGTGACCGGCGTCAACTACAATGATGCGGTGGCTTACGCGGCGTGGCTCTCGACAGAAACCGGCCAGGACTGGGCCCTGCCCACCGACCGGCAATGGGCCTTCGCCGCCGGCAAGGGCTTTGCCGATGATGCGCTGGGCATCGATGACGACAATACCAATCCTGCCGAACGCTGGCTGGCCAATTACGAGAAGGAAGCGGCCCGCGAAAGCGATGCCGGTCGCCTACCGCTGGCTCTGGGTAGCTTCGGCCTCAACGAAAACGGCATTGCCGATATGGGCGGCAATGTGTGGGAATGGACGCAGACCTGCCATCGCCGCGTGCATGTCGATGCGGCCGGTGCCCTGCTGAGCGAGGTGCCCGCCTGCACCATCAAGGTGCTCGACGGCCAGCATCGCACGCCGATGAGCTTCTTCATCCGCGACGCCAAGAGCGGGGGCTGCTCGGTGGGCATTCCGCCGGACAATCTCGGCTTCCGCCTGGTGCGGCAGCAGGCCTGGTACGAACCATTATTGGCCTTCTTCGGTCGCTGA
- the nirK gene encoding copper-containing nitrite reductase produces the protein MANRQGLSRRALLAGATAIGAAVQLSAILPAAAQEAAATAAAVDLSTLERVKVELVPPPFVHAHEQVATGGPKIVEFTMTIEEKLHEVDDEGTTLWAMTFNGSVPGPLMVVHEGDYVELTLINPATNMMQHNIDFHSATGALGGAGLTIVNPGEKAILRFKATKAGVFVYHCAPEGMVPWHVTAGMNGAMMVLPREGLTDGKGNALAYDRVYYVGEQDFYVPRDEDGNYIAYESIGDGYADALEVMRKLIPSHVVFNGRVGALTGENAMTAAVGERVLILHSQANRDTRPHLIGGHGNYVWQTGKFHNAPDVDQETWFVPGGAAGAALYTFLQPGVYAYVNHNLIEAFELGAAAHFKVTGEWNDDLMTSVLAPSPI, from the coding sequence ATGGCAAATCGTCAGGGACTTTCGCGCCGAGCGTTACTTGCTGGTGCCACAGCTATTGGGGCAGCCGTGCAATTGTCGGCAATATTGCCAGCAGCCGCACAGGAAGCCGCAGCTACCGCCGCGGCCGTCGATCTGAGCACGCTGGAGCGCGTCAAGGTCGAGCTGGTGCCCCCGCCTTTCGTCCATGCCCATGAGCAGGTGGCGACCGGCGGCCCCAAAATCGTCGAGTTCACCATGACGATCGAGGAAAAGCTGCATGAAGTGGACGATGAGGGCACGACGCTGTGGGCCATGACCTTCAACGGCTCGGTGCCTGGCCCGCTGATGGTGGTGCATGAGGGCGACTATGTCGAGCTGACGCTGATCAATCCCGCCACCAACATGATGCAGCACAATATCGACTTCCACTCGGCCACCGGCGCCCTGGGTGGCGCGGGGCTGACCATCGTCAACCCGGGCGAAAAGGCGATCCTGCGCTTCAAGGCCACCAAGGCCGGCGTCTTCGTCTACCACTGCGCGCCCGAGGGTATGGTGCCCTGGCACGTCACCGCCGGTATGAACGGCGCGATGATGGTGCTGCCGCGCGAGGGCCTGACTGACGGCAAGGGCAATGCACTTGCCTATGACCGGGTCTATTATGTGGGCGAGCAGGACTTCTATGTGCCCCGGGACGAAGACGGCAATTACATCGCCTATGAGAGCATCGGCGACGGCTATGCCGATGCACTCGAAGTGATGCGCAAGCTGATCCCGAGCCATGTCGTGTTCAACGGCAGGGTAGGGGCGCTGACCGGCGAGAATGCCATGACGGCCGCCGTGGGCGAACGCGTGCTGATCCTGCATTCGCAAGCCAACCGCGATACGCGGCCCCACCTGATCGGCGGCCATGGCAACTATGTCTGGCAGACCGGCAAGTTCCACAACGCCCCCGATGTCGACCAGGAAACCTGGTTCGTGCCTGGCGGTGCGGCGGGCGCGGCGCTCTACACGTTCCTGCAGCCGGGCGTCTACGCCTATGTCAACCACAACCTGATCGAGGCCTTCGAACTGGGCGCCGCCGCCCACTTCAAGGTGACCGGCGAGTGGAATGACGACCTGATGACCAGCGTGCTGGCCCCCAGCCCGATCTGA
- a CDS encoding pseudoazurin — protein MRNALTPLVAAIAFAGLAIAPAFAADYEVHMLNKGAAGAMVFEPAYVQVQPGDTVTFIPTDKGHNVETIKEMLPEGVETFKSKINETYTVTFDIPGVYGIKCTPHFAMGMVGMIFVGDENANLDAVKAVKVPKKVGERFDEIYAALGL, from the coding sequence ATGCGCAACGCCCTCACCCCGCTGGTCGCGGCAATCGCCTTTGCGGGCCTGGCCATCGCCCCCGCCTTCGCCGCCGATTACGAAGTCCACATGCTCAACAAGGGCGCTGCCGGCGCCATGGTGTTCGAGCCTGCCTATGTGCAGGTGCAGCCGGGCGACACGGTCACCTTCATCCCTACCGACAAGGGGCACAATGTCGAGACCATCAAGGAAATGCTCCCCGAGGGCGTCGAGACCTTCAAGAGCAAGATCAACGAGACCTACACGGTCACCTTCGACATTCCCGGCGTCTATGGCATCAAATGCACCCCGCATTTCGCCATGGGCATGGTCGGGATGATCTTCGTCGGTGACGAGAATGCCAATCTGGATGCCGTCAAGGCGGTGAAAGTGCCCAAGAAGGTGGGCGAACGCTTCGACGAAATCTACGCCGCACTGGGGCTCTGA
- a CDS encoding PAS domain S-box protein → MSDLEERNSSLLGQARKLQAMLESAVDAIITIDGSATITTVNPAAARLFGYEQHEFLGRNVHFLMPEPYHSEHDGYIRNYRTTGRRKIIGIGREVTGRRRDGTLFPMHLAVSEFEMDGRVHFTGIIHDLSAHKATEMALRQAQKMEAMGQLTGGIAHDFNNLLTVIIGNLEMLEGKLTTPLQRELTTEALEAADLGARLTARLLAFARRSHLEPESVNLNNFVVGLTDMLHRTLGATIYLSNALTPNLWSARVDPSQVESAIVNLAVNARDAMPEGGRLLIETDNAAIDADMSATLDGLPPGDYVRLSVSDTGAGMPLSVRERAFEPFFTTKEQGKGTGLGLSMIYGFAKQSGGLATIESVEAKGTTVTIYLPRHRVEPVRLHGADDLTAMPGGGQVILAVEDDERVRKLTVTRLSQLGYTVLAAASGTEALELLKSKAVDLLFTDVVMPGGMSGYELRQQVRELYPHMPVLLTSGYAEELAGNQVKPDADLRILRKPYRMADLASAIDEALKV, encoded by the coding sequence GTGTCCGACCTAGAAGAACGCAATTCCTCCCTGCTTGGCCAAGCCCGCAAGTTGCAGGCCATGCTGGAATCGGCGGTCGACGCCATCATTACCATCGACGGCTCGGCCACCATCACCACGGTCAATCCGGCCGCCGCGCGCCTGTTCGGCTACGAGCAGCACGAATTCCTGGGGCGCAACGTGCATTTCCTCATGCCCGAGCCCTATCACTCCGAGCATGACGGCTATATCCGCAATTACCGCACGACCGGCCGCCGCAAGATCATCGGCATCGGCCGCGAAGTGACCGGAAGGCGGCGCGACGGCACCTTGTTTCCCATGCATCTGGCCGTGAGCGAATTCGAAATGGATGGGCGGGTGCATTTCACCGGCATCATCCACGATCTCTCCGCCCACAAGGCCACCGAAATGGCCCTGCGCCAGGCGCAGAAAATGGAGGCCATGGGCCAGCTGACCGGCGGCATCGCCCATGACTTCAACAACCTGCTCACGGTCATCATCGGCAATCTCGAAATGCTCGAGGGCAAGCTCACCACGCCCCTGCAGCGCGAATTGACCACCGAGGCGCTGGAAGCGGCCGATCTGGGGGCCCGCCTCACCGCGCGGCTGCTCGCCTTTGCCCGACGCTCCCACCTCGAGCCGGAAAGCGTCAATCTCAACAATTTCGTGGTCGGCCTCACCGATATGCTGCACCGCACATTGGGGGCGACCATCTACCTCTCCAATGCGCTGACGCCCAATCTCTGGTCGGCGCGGGTCGATCCGTCTCAGGTGGAAAGCGCCATCGTCAATCTGGCCGTCAATGCACGCGACGCCATGCCCGAAGGCGGTCGCCTGCTGATCGAGACGGACAATGCCGCCATCGACGCCGACATGTCCGCCACGCTGGATGGCCTGCCACCGGGCGACTATGTCCGCCTCTCCGTATCCGATACCGGCGCAGGCATGCCCTTATCCGTGCGCGAACGCGCCTTCGAGCCCTTCTTCACCACCAAGGAACAGGGCAAGGGCACTGGGCTGGGGCTGTCCATGATCTATGGCTTTGCCAAACAGTCAGGGGGCCTGGCCACGATAGAAAGCGTCGAAGCCAAGGGCACCACGGTTACCATCTATCTGCCGCGGCACCGCGTCGAACCGGTGCGCCTGCATGGCGCCGACGATCTCACCGCCATGCCGGGCGGCGGCCAGGTTATCCTGGCCGTCGAGGACGACGAGCGCGTGCGCAAGCTCACCGTCACCCGGCTCTCGCAACTGGGCTATACCGTACTTGCCGCCGCCAGTGGCACCGAAGCGCTGGAACTGCTGAAGAGCAAGGCGGTCGACCTGTTGTTTACCGATGTCGTGATGCCCGGCGGCATGTCCGGCTATGAGCTACGCCAGCAGGTCCGCGAGCTTTATCCGCACATGCCGGTGCTGTTGACGTCAGGCTATGCGGAGGAATTGGCGGGCAATCAGGTCAAGCCCGATGCCGACCTGCGGATATTGCGCAAGCCCTACCGCATGGCCGATCTGGCTTCGGCCATCGACGAGGCCCTCAAGGTGTGA
- a CDS encoding response regulator — MAEAQHHILVVDDDDQVRRMLRRCFEDEGYRVSEATDQAGVNAALAGDIDLITLDLNLGGTDGLTIARAVRQSRDLPIIMITGKGDMIDRIVGLEIGADDYIAKPFHLREVLARVRSVLRRAGPRSERAPAVSAGTRIGFDGFALDVDRRELSGPDGAEIRITSGEFDLLVLFARHPHRVLSRDQIMDLLKGHDWAPNDRSIDNQIARLRKLIEADSDQPRLLKTVRGTGYSFTPKNLTP; from the coding sequence ATGGCGGAGGCGCAACATCACATTCTGGTCGTTGATGACGATGACCAGGTGCGGCGCATGCTGCGGCGCTGTTTCGAGGATGAGGGCTATCGGGTATCCGAGGCCACGGACCAGGCCGGGGTGAATGCCGCGCTGGCCGGGGATATCGATCTCATCACGCTCGATCTCAACCTGGGTGGCACGGACGGGCTCACCATTGCCCGCGCGGTGCGGCAGAGCCGGGACCTGCCCATCATCATGATCACGGGCAAGGGCGACATGATCGACCGCATAGTGGGGCTCGAAATCGGCGCTGACGACTATATCGCCAAGCCCTTTCACCTGCGCGAAGTGCTGGCGCGGGTGCGCTCGGTACTGCGCCGGGCCGGGCCGCGCAGCGAGCGCGCGCCCGCGGTATCAGCCGGCACGCGGATTGGTTTCGACGGCTTCGCGCTCGATGTGGACCGGCGCGAGCTGAGCGGGCCCGACGGGGCGGAAATCCGCATCACCAGCGGTGAATTCGACCTGCTGGTGCTGTTTGCGCGACATCCGCATCGCGTCTTGAGCCGCGACCAGATCATGGACCTGCTCAAGGGGCATGACTGGGCGCCGAACGATCGCAGCATCGACAACCAGATTGCCCGGCTGCGCAAGCTCATCGAAGCCGACAGCGACCAGCCGCGCCTGCTCAAGACGGTGCGGGGAACCGGCTACAGCTTCACTCCGAAAAACCTCACACCTTGA
- a CDS encoding helix-turn-helix domain-containing protein: MQLSTIALAVETQTSAMGAIGSGGVRLLSPYDPLFREGDETTGFYEILSGAVRAYKIFPDGRRQIVAFAFAGDIVGFGHGDTYRFDCDALTTTRVRAIPKSSLLRAMRERPELGEKLLEVAGGEVANMQDLSILLCRKTAIERIASFLLTMAGKSAGPLTGRQLPLPMCRADIADYLGLTIETVSRNMTRLKAMRVIDLPNRGNFVVRDIDRLRLLAQCEGNMH, from the coding sequence ATGCAGCTTTCCACTATCGCATTGGCAGTTGAGACTCAAACGTCGGCCATGGGCGCCATCGGCTCGGGCGGCGTGCGGCTGCTCTCCCCCTACGATCCCCTGTTCCGGGAAGGCGATGAAACCACCGGCTTCTACGAAATCCTCAGCGGCGCCGTCCGCGCCTACAAGATTTTTCCCGATGGCCGGCGGCAGATCGTGGCCTTCGCCTTTGCCGGCGACATTGTCGGCTTCGGCCATGGCGACACCTATCGCTTCGATTGCGATGCGCTGACCACGACCCGCGTGCGGGCCATTCCGAAATCCTCGCTGCTGCGTGCCATGCGCGAACGGCCCGAACTGGGCGAAAAACTGCTCGAAGTGGCCGGCGGGGAAGTCGCCAACATGCAGGATCTCTCCATCCTGCTCTGCCGCAAGACCGCCATCGAGCGCATTGCCAGCTTCCTGCTCACCATGGCCGGCAAGAGCGCCGGCCCACTGACCGGCCGCCAGTTACCGCTGCCCATGTGTCGGGCGGACATTGCCGATTATCTCGGCCTCACCATCGAAACAGTCAGCCGCAACATGACGCGGCTCAAAGCCATGCGGGTCATCGACCTGCCCAATCGGGGCAACTTCGTCGTACGCGACATCGATCGCCTGCGTCTTCTGGCGCAGTGCGAAGGCAACATGCACTGA
- a CDS encoding gamma-glutamylcyclotransferase family protein, translating to MLFIYGTLQDADVLGAVLGRPVVVAGLRRAVAPGFRAVVHPGRVYPALVASGDEAAPGLLLDNLSHLDLAVLDAFEGEEYRRRPISVLVDGVGHPADAYLPLAAISANAPVWSLADWTSVHKPAVLGRETETATALRQRLAAQVPDDRHDFVQQ from the coding sequence ATGCTCTTCATTTATGGCACGCTGCAGGATGCCGATGTGCTGGGCGCCGTATTGGGGCGACCGGTGGTAGTGGCCGGCCTGCGCCGGGCCGTGGCGCCCGGATTTCGGGCCGTGGTGCATCCCGGACGGGTCTATCCGGCATTGGTCGCATCCGGCGACGAAGCGGCGCCCGGATTGCTGCTCGACAACTTGTCCCACCTCGACCTGGCCGTGCTCGATGCCTTTGAGGGCGAGGAATATCGGCGCAGGCCCATCTCAGTGCTGGTCGATGGCGTCGGGCATCCGGCCGATGCCTATCTGCCACTGGCCGCCATTTCGGCCAATGCGCCGGTCTGGTCGCTGGCCGACTGGACATCAGTGCACAAGCCGGCAGTACTGGGTCGGGAGACCGAGACGGCAACGGCATTGCGGCAGCGCCTCGCGGCACAGGTGCCCGATGATCGTCACGATTTCGTGCAACAGTGA
- a CDS encoding MBL fold metallo-hydrolase: MVKRRDVVAGLATLPLAGTLSFMPAWAQQVTLEGDAIATSDGDIIIHPVDHASLVLGFGDAVIYADPVGGAALYEGLPPPTAILVTHGHGDHFDVPTLEAIAGSAPILTSQEVFDKLPEALKANATAIANGADTSLDGIAIRAIAAHNITEDRMQYHPVGVGNGYVLTLGDKQVYIAGDTEPTDDMLALTDIAVAFLPMNLPYTMTPEQAAQAINTFKPAIAYPYHYGDSDLAPLETVGDHTEVRLRDWYASGA, encoded by the coding sequence ATGGTAAAGCGCCGCGACGTCGTGGCCGGACTGGCAACGCTGCCACTGGCCGGAACCCTATCATTCATGCCCGCCTGGGCACAGCAGGTGACTTTGGAGGGCGACGCCATCGCCACATCGGATGGCGACATCATCATCCATCCGGTCGATCATGCCAGCCTGGTCCTGGGCTTTGGCGACGCCGTGATCTACGCCGATCCGGTCGGCGGCGCCGCGCTCTATGAGGGCCTGCCGCCGCCAACCGCCATTCTCGTCACCCACGGCCATGGCGACCATTTCGACGTGCCGACGCTGGAAGCCATTGCCGGATCGGCGCCGATCCTCACCAGCCAGGAAGTGTTCGACAAGCTGCCCGAGGCGCTCAAGGCCAATGCGACGGCCATCGCCAATGGCGCGGATACCAGCCTCGATGGCATCGCCATCCGCGCCATTGCCGCGCACAACATCACCGAAGACCGCATGCAGTATCACCCGGTGGGCGTGGGCAATGGCTATGTGCTGACCCTGGGCGACAAGCAGGTCTATATAGCCGGCGACACCGAGCCGACCGACGATATGCTGGCTTTGACCGATATCGCCGTCGCCTTCCTGCCGATGAACCTGCCCTATACGATGACGCCGGAACAGGCAGCCCAGGCCATCAATACGTTCAAGCCGGCCATCGCCTATCCCTATCACTATGGGGACAGCGATCTGGCGCCGCTGGAAACGGTGGGCGACCATACCGAGGTGCGCCTGCGCGACTGGTATGCGAGCGGCGCCTGA
- a CDS encoding 50S ribosomal protein L21 encodes MTFAVIKTGGKQYKVAANDVLKIEKLDAEAGTIVTFDQVLMVGDTVGAPLVEGALVAAELLETRKQKTVIILKKNRRHNYRRRNGHRQLLSTVRITEILTGGAKPTIKAAGVATKTDAVTEAKPAKAKAEAKTAETKTAAPKAAAPKAKAEPKAEAATEAKAAAPKKAAKPAADFNDDIKLIGGVGPALEKKLNAAGVTSLTQIAAWKKADIAKFDEELDLRGRAERDEWVAQAKDLVAGKPPRAKVDQEAVADKAEDKTK; translated from the coding sequence ATGACTTTCGCCGTGATCAAGACCGGTGGCAAGCAGTACAAGGTTGCCGCCAACGACGTTCTCAAGATTGAAAAGCTCGATGCCGAAGCCGGCACCATCGTCACCTTCGACCAGGTGCTGATGGTTGGCGACACCGTCGGTGCCCCGCTCGTCGAAGGCGCGCTCGTCGCTGCCGAACTGCTCGAGACCCGCAAGCAGAAGACGGTCATCATTCTCAAGAAGAACCGTCGCCACAATTATCGTCGCCGCAACGGCCACCGCCAGCTGCTGTCGACCGTGCGCATCACCGAAATCCTGACCGGCGGCGCCAAGCCGACCATCAAGGCTGCCGGCGTCGCGACCAAGACCGATGCCGTCACCGAGGCAAAGCCCGCCAAGGCCAAGGCTGAAGCCAAGACCGCTGAAACCAAGACTGCTGCCCCCAAGGCGGCCGCTCCCAAGGCCAAGGCAGAGCCCAAGGCTGAAGCCGCGACCGAAGCCAAGGCCGCTGCGCCCAAGAAGGCCGCCAAGCCTGCCGCCGATTTCAACGATGACATCAAGCTCATCGGTGGCGTTGGTCCGGCGCTGGAAAAGAAGCTGAACGCCGCCGGCGTCACCAGCCTCACCCAGATCGCCGCCTGGAAGAAGGCCGATATCGCCAAGTTCGACGAAGAGCTCGACCTGCGTGGCCGCGCCGAGCGCGACGAATGGGTTGCCCAGGCCAAGGATCTGGTCGCTGGCAAGCCCCCGCGCGCCAAGGTCGACCAGGAAGCCGTGGCCGACAAGGCCGAAGACAAGACGAAGTAA
- the rpmA gene encoding 50S ribosomal protein L27, with protein MAHKKAGGSSRNGRDTAGRRLGVKKFGGEAVVAGNIIIRQRGTKWHPGTGVGLGKDHTIYALVDGSVSFRTRANSQVFVSVDPAEAAE; from the coding sequence ATGGCACACAAAAAAGCAGGCGGTTCATCCCGCAACGGTCGTGATACCGCTGGCCGTCGTCTCGGCGTGAAGAAGTTCGGTGGCGAAGCTGTCGTCGCCGGCAACATCATCATCCGCCAGCGCGGCACCAAGTGGCATCCCGGCACCGGCGTCGGTCTGGGCAAGGATCACACCATCTACGCACTCGTGGACGGCTCCGTGTCGTTCCGCACCCGTGCGAATTCGCAGGTCTTCGTTTCCGTCGACCCGGCAGAGGCCGCCGAATAG
- a CDS encoding GNAT family N-acetyltransferase: protein MDALKDSLPATLTTDRLVLAMPTLAHASDIARLANNRRIHEVMSRLPFPYTETDARFFIEQIVPSPEELCYAILGDATFMGIVGLTFADGSPPALGYWLGEPYWGHGYATEAAHAVVIAARQAGCPALQSRALLSNAGSRNVLRKVGFIETGETVDEAGTLAGQRVMQMRLEFAA from the coding sequence ATGGACGCTCTCAAGGACAGCCTTCCCGCCACGCTGACGACGGATCGCCTGGTGCTGGCCATGCCCACCCTGGCGCATGCTTCCGATATCGCGCGATTGGCCAACAATCGGCGCATCCATGAAGTCATGTCGCGGCTACCCTTTCCCTATACCGAGACCGACGCCCGCTTTTTCATCGAGCAGATCGTCCCGAGCCCCGAGGAGCTGTGCTACGCCATCCTGGGCGATGCTACATTCATGGGCATTGTTGGCCTGACCTTCGCCGATGGGTCGCCACCGGCGCTGGGCTATTGGCTGGGCGAGCCCTATTGGGGCCACGGCTATGCCACCGAGGCCGCCCATGCCGTGGTCATCGCCGCGCGGCAAGCAGGTTGCCCGGCTTTGCAGTCCCGCGCCCTGCTGAGCAATGCCGGCTCGCGCAATGTGTTGCGCAAAGTCGGCTTTATCGAAACCGGCGAGACTGTTGATGAAGCGGGCACACTGGCTGGCCAGCGGGTCATGCAGATGCGGCTGGAGTTTGCGGCATGA
- a CDS encoding GNAT family N-acetyltransferase: MNVTLRTPRFILRQPQVGDAEAIARYLNDFEVAGNLARVPFPYHLSDARAWLRTRLPNLPLEETNFAIDLPDSGMVGQVGFHRGPDGPIIGYWLGRPFWGRGIMTEAVAASLDWLFSASDIPAVYSGVFHFNAASLAIQTKLGFTQTGRSTLLCLARGAEVEHIDTIMTRERFQQKWQPVLRPGNATR, from the coding sequence ATGAATGTCACCCTGCGCACACCCCGCTTCATCCTGCGCCAGCCCCAGGTTGGCGATGCCGAAGCCATTGCCCGCTACCTCAACGACTTCGAGGTCGCCGGCAATCTGGCACGCGTGCCCTTTCCCTATCACCTGAGCGATGCACGGGCCTGGCTGCGCACCCGCCTGCCCAACCTGCCGCTCGAGGAAACCAATTTCGCCATCGACCTGCCCGATAGCGGCATGGTCGGCCAGGTCGGCTTTCATCGCGGCCCTGACGGCCCCATTATCGGCTATTGGCTGGGCCGCCCCTTCTGGGGCCGCGGCATCATGACCGAAGCGGTCGCGGCCAGCCTCGACTGGCTGTTTTCCGCCTCGGACATCCCAGCCGTCTATTCCGGCGTGTTCCATTTCAACGCGGCTTCGCTGGCCATCCAGACCAAGCTCGGATTTACCCAAACCGGCCGCTCCACCCTGCTCTGCCTTGCGCGCGGCGCCGAGGTGGAGCATATCGACACGATAATGACGCGCGAGCGTTTCCAGCAAAAGTGGCAGCCGGTTTTGCGGCCCGGAAACGCAACACGGTAG
- the obgE gene encoding GTPase ObgE: MKFLDQAKVYVRSGDGGGGAVSFLREKFVEFGGPNGGNGGRGGDVVIECVDGLNTLIDYRYQQHFKAKTGTHGMGKQRTGADGADVVLRVPVGTQIFEDDNETLIADMTEVGQRVVLLSGGNGGFGNAHFKTSSNQAPRHANPGQVGTEKWVWLRLKLIADAGLVGLPNAGKSTFLAAVSAAKPKIADYPFTTLHPNLGVVSIGERDFVLADIPGLIEGASEGAGIGDRFLGHVERCGVLIHLIDGTQDDVKLAYKTIRNELAAYDERLAEKPELVVLNKIDAIEPDDLKEKLKLLKKLSKQDVLLVSGVTGKGVDQVLYGVIETLDAEKAARLEATRRKTEPNWAP, encoded by the coding sequence ATGAAGTTCCTCGATCAGGCCAAGGTCTATGTCCGTTCCGGCGATGGCGGCGGCGGCGCCGTGTCGTTCCTGCGCGAGAAATTCGTCGAATTCGGCGGTCCCAATGGCGGCAATGGCGGGCGCGGTGGCGATGTGGTCATCGAATGCGTCGACGGGCTCAACACGCTGATCGATTATCGCTACCAGCAGCATTTCAAGGCCAAGACCGGCACCCATGGCATGGGCAAGCAGCGCACCGGCGCCGATGGCGCCGACGTGGTGCTGCGCGTGCCCGTCGGCACGCAGATTTTCGAGGACGACAACGAAACCCTGATCGCCGACATGACCGAGGTGGGCCAGCGCGTCGTGCTGCTGTCCGGCGGCAATGGCGGCTTCGGCAATGCCCATTTCAAGACCAGCTCCAACCAGGCGCCCCGCCATGCCAATCCCGGCCAGGTTGGCACGGAAAAATGGGTCTGGCTGCGCCTCAAGCTGATCGCCGATGCCGGTCTCGTCGGCCTGCCCAATGCCGGCAAGTCGACCTTCCTCGCCGCCGTCTCGGCCGCCAAGCCCAAGATTGCCGATTATCCGTTCACCACGCTGCATCCCAATCTCGGCGTCGTCTCGATCGGCGAACGCGATTTCGTGCTGGCCGATATTCCGGGGCTGATCGAAGGGGCCAGCGAAGGCGCGGGCATCGGCGACCGCTTCCTTGGCCATGTCGAACGCTGCGGCGTACTGATCCACCTGATCGACGGCACGCAGGACGATGTGAAGCTGGCCTACAAGACCATTCGCAACGAACTGGCCGCCTATGACGAGCGACTGGCGGAAAAACCGGAACTGGTGGTGCTCAACAAGATCGACGCCATCGAGCCCGACGACCTCAAGGAAAAGCTCAAACTGCTGAAAAAGCTCAGCAAGCAGGATGTGCTGCTGGTCTCGGGCGTCACCGGCAAGGGCGTCGACCAGGTGCTCTATGGCGTGATCGAGACGCTGGATGCCGAAAAGGCCGCCAGGCTCGAAGCCACCCGCCGCAAGACCGAGCCGAACTGGGCCCCCTGA